One Thermoanaerobaculia bacterium DNA window includes the following coding sequences:
- a CDS encoding phosphate ABC transporter substrate-binding protein — MKRTSLLALAALTLATAPLAAQPAQVDSSIAPYAKSSGISGNLSSIGSDTLNNLMTFWAEGFQKQYPNVRIQIEGKGSSTAPPALISGTAQLGPMSRPMKAEEIDEFEKKYGYKPSVVRVAVDGLAVYVSKDNPIEKLTLQQVDAVFSKTRKRGGKDAKTWGDLGLTGDWAGKPISLYGRNSASGTYGYFKEVALAKGDYKETVKEQPGSASVVQGVTEDRFGIGYSGIGYRTSGVKALSLSEKGDAYYGTGTEDVLSGKYPISRYLYVYYNAAPGKPLDPLVREFLRFVGAREGQEIVVKDGYLPIPGKIAAEELAKLQ; from the coding sequence ATGAAGCGCACGTCGCTCCTCGCCCTCGCAGCTCTGACTCTTGCCACCGCCCCGCTGGCCGCGCAGCCGGCGCAGGTCGACAGCTCGATCGCCCCTTACGCCAAGTCCAGCGGCATCTCGGGCAATCTGAGCTCGATCGGTTCCGATACACTGAACAACCTGATGACCTTCTGGGCCGAGGGCTTCCAGAAGCAGTACCCGAACGTCCGGATCCAGATCGAGGGCAAGGGCTCCTCGACCGCCCCGCCGGCGCTGATTTCGGGAACCGCCCAGCTCGGTCCGATGAGCCGGCCGATGAAGGCCGAAGAGATCGACGAGTTCGAGAAGAAGTACGGCTACAAGCCCTCGGTGGTCCGCGTCGCGGTGGACGGGCTGGCGGTCTATGTCAGCAAGGACAACCCGATCGAGAAGCTCACCCTGCAGCAGGTCGACGCCGTCTTCTCGAAGACCCGCAAGCGCGGCGGCAAGGATGCCAAGACCTGGGGCGACCTCGGTCTCACCGGCGACTGGGCCGGAAAGCCGATCTCCCTCTACGGCCGCAATTCGGCCTCGGGCACCTACGGCTACTTCAAAGAGGTCGCGCTCGCCAAGGGCGACTACAAGGAGACCGTGAAGGAGCAGCCGGGCTCCGCTTCCGTGGTCCAGGGCGTCACCGAGGACCGCTTCGGCATCGGCTACAGCGGCATCGGCTATCGCACTTCGGGCGTCAAGGCGCTCTCGCTGTCCGAGAAGGGCGATGCCTATTACGGGACCGGGACCGAGGACGTCCTCTCGGGCAAGTACCCGATCTCGCGCTACCTCTACGTCTACTACAACGCGGCGCCCGGCAAGCCCCTGGATCCGCTGGTGCGCGAGTTCCTGCGCTTCGTCGGAGCTCGCGAGGGCCAGGAGATCGTCGTCAAGGACGGCTACCTCCCGATCCCCGGCAAGATTGCCGCCGAGGAGCTGGCGAAGCTTCAGTAG
- the pstA gene encoding phosphate ABC transporter permease PstA, whose translation MTALCGGALALNLVLILGLLSVISWQGARFFWQKDLPEFTLTDGSKILGEIHAQQTIPAATAGAGGERFQIRLGNRDLTGGDFQWIDASAIAKRELPADAVLLERLEWGNFYGRMVELRRGTELLAQGSEAVWKAFPALHETKVALRDEIRELEKGAIGDVNLEIEKLRLATRRLELDAPPADVLARRQAEIDLALAERQAEYETLASALFAQRETLATETLVMEAADGTRKEIPVGAIVRAIRPNEMGGLAKLGLYASRVREFVADEPRESNTEGGIFPAIFGTVMMVFLMSFAVVPLGVLAALYLREYAKQGLLVRTVRIAVNNLAGVPSIVFGVFGLGFFVYTLGGSIDSLFFPEALPTPTFGTGGILWGALTLALLTVPVVIVATEEGLAAVPQIVRAGSLALGATKWETTWKVVLPAAAPGVLTGVILAMARAAGEVAPLMIVGMVKLAPTLPIDGDFPFVHFERKFMHLGFHIYDVGFQSPNVDATKPLVFATALLLILIVTAMNLVAISIRNRLRRKYAGSAV comes from the coding sequence ATGACCGCGCTCTGTGGCGGCGCCCTGGCGCTCAACCTGGTACTCATTCTCGGACTGCTCTCGGTCATCTCATGGCAGGGCGCGAGGTTCTTCTGGCAGAAGGATCTGCCCGAGTTCACGCTCACCGACGGCTCGAAGATCCTGGGCGAGATCCACGCCCAGCAGACGATCCCGGCGGCCACCGCCGGTGCCGGCGGAGAACGCTTTCAGATCCGTCTCGGCAATCGCGATCTCACCGGCGGTGATTTCCAGTGGATCGACGCATCGGCGATCGCCAAGCGCGAGCTGCCGGCAGACGCCGTGCTGCTCGAACGTCTCGAGTGGGGCAATTTCTACGGCCGCATGGTGGAGCTGCGCCGCGGGACCGAGCTCCTCGCCCAGGGAAGCGAGGCGGTCTGGAAGGCCTTTCCTGCTCTCCACGAAACCAAGGTCGCCCTTCGCGACGAGATCCGCGAGCTCGAGAAGGGCGCGATCGGCGACGTCAACCTGGAGATCGAGAAGCTCCGCCTCGCGACTCGCCGCCTCGAGCTCGACGCTCCGCCTGCCGACGTCCTCGCGCGCCGGCAGGCCGAGATCGACCTGGCGCTCGCCGAACGGCAAGCCGAATACGAGACGCTCGCGAGCGCACTCTTCGCACAGCGCGAGACCCTCGCGACCGAGACGCTCGTCATGGAGGCCGCCGACGGCACCCGCAAGGAGATCCCGGTCGGCGCCATCGTCCGCGCCATCCGGCCGAACGAGATGGGTGGGCTCGCGAAGCTCGGTCTCTACGCCTCGCGCGTCCGCGAGTTCGTCGCCGACGAGCCGCGGGAGTCGAACACCGAGGGCGGCATCTTCCCGGCCATCTTCGGCACCGTCATGATGGTCTTCCTGATGTCGTTCGCGGTCGTGCCGCTGGGAGTTCTCGCAGCGCTCTACCTGCGCGAGTACGCCAAACAGGGGCTGTTGGTGCGCACGGTGCGCATTGCGGTGAACAACCTCGCCGGCGTGCCTTCGATCGTCTTCGGCGTCTTCGGGCTCGGCTTCTTCGTCTACACCCTGGGCGGCAGCATCGACAGCCTGTTCTTTCCCGAGGCGTTGCCGACGCCGACCTTCGGCACGGGAGGCATTCTCTGGGGCGCGCTGACCCTGGCGCTCCTCACCGTCCCGGTGGTCATCGTGGCGACCGAAGAGGGACTCGCCGCGGTGCCCCAGATCGTCCGCGCCGGCTCGCTGGCGCTCGGCGCGACGAAGTGGGAAACCACCTGGAAAGTCGTCCTGCCCGCCGCGGCGCCCGGCGTTCTCACCGGCGTCATCCTGGCGATGGCGCGCGCGGCGGGCGAAGTCGCGCCGCTGATGATCGTCGGGATGGTCAAGCTCGCGCCCACACTGCCGATCGACGGCGACTTCCCGTTCGTCCACTTCGAGCGCAAGTTCATGCATCTCGGCTTTCACATCTACGATGTCGGGTTTCAGAGTCCGAACGTCGACGCCACGAAACCCCTCGTCTTCGCCACCGCCCTGCTGCTCATCCTGATCGTCACGGCGATGAACCTGGTGGCGATCTCGATCCGCAATCGGCTGCGGCGCAAATACGCCGGCAGCGCAGTCTGA
- a CDS encoding ABC transporter permease subunit, giving the protein MTISDANLPPAPASDKWHSAPRRAETRATGRTAARRLFVDRAARWVVTAGGMAIIASILGILFFILLEVLPLVRSAQVAVGASVEVQQEVQALTVDEHQTHAALLEPGGVIQIVRLADGKVVDERQLADLPETGLLAARVPPGGTAVTASTTDGRVLAQTIEWRVEFASDGARSVHPEFPAAIALEVDLERRPLGTFAAQLDGPERAVAAAQLADGSVAVVKREAVENAFTGEIARSEARLVFPAVPPLSQMLIDRDQANLYAGTSGGDIYWWRLDQGDDFPPQIASAGAFEITALSFLIGDRSLVVGQSNGNLSVWFPVRPTGEETFVLTRIHDFPPHSSAITLIAPSQRNRTFLAKDSGGDLGIYFSTSERTLWKGRSPVQGATAMTLSPKGDGAFVAGPGQLAFVSIENPHPEISFKALFGKVFYEGYEEPEYAWQSTGGTDDFEPKLSLTPLVVGTLKGTFYSLLLAIPLGILGAMFASQFLHPRLLAYIKPTVEIMAALPSVVLGFLAGLWLAPALEKYFPALILTFIVLPLFVWLAGIAWNALPLRVRGRFPSGSEIVLYLVAVVVGIFTCFESSALFEHLAFGGDFQAWLLNVTGLQYDQRNAVVVGLAMGFAVIPIIFAISEDAFSNVPRNLVSGSLALGANRWQTVTRVVLPTASPGIFSAIMIGFGRAIGETMIVLMATGNTPIMEMNAFNGFRTLSANIAVEIPEAPHRGTLYRTLFLAALLLFTLTFIVNTAAELVRQRLRKKYAQL; this is encoded by the coding sequence ATGACCATTTCCGACGCCAACCTCCCGCCGGCCCCGGCTTCCGACAAGTGGCATTCCGCGCCGCGGCGCGCCGAGACCCGAGCCACGGGACGCACTGCGGCCCGGCGGCTCTTCGTCGACCGGGCGGCGCGTTGGGTGGTCACCGCCGGCGGCATGGCGATCATCGCCAGCATCCTCGGAATCCTCTTCTTCATCCTGCTCGAGGTCCTGCCGCTCGTGCGGTCGGCGCAAGTCGCGGTCGGTGCCAGCGTCGAGGTGCAGCAGGAGGTCCAGGCGCTGACGGTCGACGAGCATCAGACCCACGCGGCGCTCCTCGAACCGGGCGGCGTGATCCAGATTGTCCGGCTCGCCGACGGCAAGGTCGTCGACGAGCGGCAGCTCGCCGACCTTCCGGAAACAGGCCTCCTCGCCGCGCGCGTCCCCCCCGGCGGTACCGCGGTGACGGCGTCGACGACCGACGGCCGCGTCCTGGCGCAGACCATCGAGTGGCGGGTCGAGTTCGCGAGCGACGGTGCCCGCAGCGTGCATCCCGAGTTCCCCGCCGCGATCGCGCTCGAGGTCGACCTCGAGCGGCGCCCGCTGGGCACTTTCGCGGCCCAGCTCGACGGACCGGAGCGCGCGGTCGCAGCCGCCCAGCTGGCAGACGGCAGCGTCGCGGTGGTCAAGCGCGAGGCCGTGGAGAACGCCTTCACCGGCGAGATCGCGCGCTCCGAGGCGCGATTGGTCTTCCCCGCGGTTCCGCCGCTCAGCCAGATGCTGATCGACCGTGACCAGGCGAACCTCTACGCCGGCACCTCCGGCGGCGACATCTACTGGTGGCGCCTCGACCAGGGCGACGACTTCCCGCCCCAGATCGCCTCCGCGGGGGCTTTCGAGATCACCGCGCTGTCGTTCCTCATCGGCGACCGTTCGCTGGTCGTCGGCCAGTCGAACGGAAATCTGAGTGTCTGGTTTCCGGTGCGGCCCACGGGCGAGGAGACGTTCGTCCTCACCCGCATTCACGACTTCCCTCCGCACAGCTCGGCCATCACCCTGATCGCGCCGTCACAGCGCAACCGGACCTTCCTCGCCAAGGACAGCGGTGGCGATCTCGGAATCTACTTCTCGACCTCCGAGCGCACGCTCTGGAAGGGGCGCTCCCCCGTCCAGGGCGCTACCGCGATGACACTCTCCCCGAAAGGGGACGGCGCCTTCGTCGCCGGCCCCGGCCAGCTCGCCTTCGTGAGCATCGAGAACCCTCATCCGGAGATCTCCTTCAAGGCGCTCTTCGGCAAGGTCTTCTACGAGGGTTACGAGGAGCCCGAGTACGCCTGGCAGTCGACCGGCGGCACCGACGACTTCGAGCCCAAGCTCTCCCTGACACCGCTCGTCGTCGGCACACTCAAGGGCACTTTCTACTCGCTGCTGCTCGCCATTCCGCTCGGCATTCTCGGCGCCATGTTCGCGTCGCAGTTCCTGCACCCGCGGCTCCTCGCCTACATCAAGCCGACGGTCGAGATCATGGCGGCGCTGCCCTCCGTGGTGCTGGGATTCCTCGCCGGCCTCTGGCTCGCGCCGGCGCTCGAGAAGTACTTTCCGGCGCTCATCCTGACCTTCATCGTGCTGCCGCTCTTCGTCTGGCTCGCAGGCATTGCCTGGAACGCCCTGCCACTGCGGGTGCGCGGACGCTTCCCCAGTGGCTCCGAGATCGTCCTCTACCTCGTCGCGGTCGTCGTCGGGATCTTCACCTGCTTCGAGAGCTCGGCGCTCTTCGAGCACCTCGCCTTCGGTGGCGATTTCCAGGCCTGGCTGCTGAACGTCACCGGCCTGCAGTACGACCAGAGGAACGCCGTAGTCGTCGGGCTGGCGATGGGCTTTGCGGTCATTCCGATCATCTTCGCGATCTCCGAGGACGCCTTCTCCAACGTGCCGCGGAACCTGGTCTCGGGCTCGCTCGCGCTCGGCGCCAACCGCTGGCAGACGGTGACCCGCGTCGTTCTCCCCACCGCTTCGCCCGGCATCTTCTCGGCGATCATGATCGGCTTCGGACGCGCCATCGGCGAGACCATGATCGTGCTCATGGCGACCGGCAACACGCCGATCATGGAGATGAACGCCTTCAACGGTTTCCGCACCCTGTCAGCGAACATCGCGGTGGAGATTCCCGAAGCGCCGCACCGCGGCACGCTCTACCGCACGCTCTTCCTCGCTGCGCTCCTGCTCTTCACGCTGACCTTCATCGTCAACACTGCGGCGGAGCTCGTCCGCCAGCGCTTGCGGAAGAAGTATGCGCAGCTCTAG